A DNA window from Nocardioides palaemonis contains the following coding sequences:
- a CDS encoding WhiB family transcriptional regulator produces MDWRSRSACLDEDPELFFPIGNTGPAILQIEEAKQVCRRCEVREQCLAWALEAGQDHGVWGGLSEDERRALKRRNARARIRTA; encoded by the coding sequence ATGGATTGGCGCAGCCGCTCTGCATGCCTCGACGAGGACCCTGAGCTGTTCTTCCCGATCGGCAACACCGGTCCCGCGATCCTCCAGATCGAGGAGGCGAAGCAGGTGTGTCGTCGGTGCGAGGTGCGCGAGCAGTGCCTCGCCTGGGCCCTCGAGGCGGGCCAGGACCACGGCGTCTGGGGTGGCCTCAGCGAGGACGAGCGTCGCGCGCTCAAGCGCCGCAACGCCCGCGCCCGCATCCGCACCGCCTGA
- the sodN gene encoding superoxide dismutase, Ni, with protein MLRHLLAPTVEVSAHCDLPCGVYDPAQARIEAESIKAIIAKVADNDDPDFRTRAIVIKEQRSELVKHHLWVLWTDYFKPPHFEKYPQLHTLVNEATKLAGASGTKGELDAAKADELLAKIDEIAEIFWETKKA; from the coding sequence ATGCTTCGCCACCTGCTTGCCCCGACCGTCGAGGTCTCCGCCCACTGCGACCTGCCCTGCGGCGTCTACGACCCCGCCCAGGCACGCATCGAGGCCGAGTCCATCAAGGCGATCATCGCCAAGGTCGCCGACAACGACGACCCGGACTTCCGCACCCGCGCGATCGTGATCAAGGAGCAGCGCTCCGAGCTGGTCAAGCACCACCTGTGGGTGCTCTGGACCGACTACTTCAAGCCCCCGCACTTCGAGAAGTACCCGCAGCTGCACACGCTGGTCAACGAGGCCACCAAGCTCGCGGGCGCCTCCGGCACCAAGGGCGAGCTCGACGCGGCCAAGGCCGACGAGCTGCTCGCGAAGATCGACGAGATCGCGGAGATCTTCTGGGAGACGAAGAAGGCCTGA
- a CDS encoding RNA polymerase sigma factor SigF, whose amino-acid sequence MSDVTGDDTMEAPSALDHVRARSAELFAVLHDPGAGAPDRAAAREDLVHLHLTLVEHCARRFRNRGEPFEDLVQVGTIGLIKAVDRFETDRGVEFSTYATPTVIGEIKRHFRDKGWAIRVPRRLQELRMQIGGATGELTQKLGRSPTPRELAEVIGCSVEEVMEGIESSHAYATLSLDASDDSDDGPPAMLASLGVEDANIEHVEIRESIKPLLEGLGEREKRILLLRFFKNMTQSQIAEEIGVSQMHVSRLLTRTLTQLRTSLEQD is encoded by the coding sequence ATGAGCGACGTCACGGGGGACGACACGATGGAGGCACCGAGCGCGCTGGACCACGTCCGCGCGCGCAGCGCCGAGCTGTTCGCGGTCCTGCACGACCCGGGAGCAGGCGCGCCCGACCGCGCGGCCGCGCGCGAGGACCTGGTGCACCTGCACCTCACGCTGGTCGAGCACTGCGCGCGTCGCTTCCGCAACCGCGGTGAGCCGTTCGAGGACCTGGTCCAGGTCGGCACGATCGGCCTGATCAAGGCGGTCGACCGGTTCGAGACCGACCGCGGCGTCGAGTTCTCCACCTACGCCACGCCGACGGTGATCGGCGAGATCAAGCGCCACTTCCGCGACAAGGGGTGGGCGATCCGGGTGCCGCGGCGCCTGCAGGAGCTGCGGATGCAGATCGGCGGCGCCACCGGCGAGCTCACCCAGAAGCTGGGCCGCTCCCCGACGCCGCGCGAGCTCGCCGAGGTCATCGGCTGCAGCGTCGAGGAGGTCATGGAGGGCATCGAGTCCTCGCACGCCTACGCGACGCTGTCGCTCGACGCGTCCGACGACTCCGACGACGGGCCGCCCGCGATGCTCGCCAGCCTCGGGGTCGAGGACGCCAACATCGAGCACGTCGAGATCCGCGAGTCGATCAAGCCGCTCCTCGAGGGCCTCGGCGAGCGGGAGAAGCGGATCCTGCTGCTGCGCTTCTTCAAGAACATGACCCAGTCGCAGATCGCCGAGGAGATCGGCGTCTCGCAGATGCACGTCTCGCGGCTGCTCACCCGCACCCTCACCCAGCTGCGAACCTCGCTCGAGCAGGACTAG
- a CDS encoding NAD(P)-dependent malic enzyme, translating into MATHPHAGDPVFDLHLGGKMEILSTAALAGPEELSLAYTPGVARVCEAIAADPSMTQHYTWVPNTVAVVTDGTAVLGLGDIGPAAAMPVMEGKAVLFKQFGGVDAVPICLDTTDTEEIIETVARLAPSFGGINLEDISAPRCFEIEARLKERLDIPVFHDDQHGTAVVALAALTNALRLTGRDPSTVRVVVQGAGAAGVAVARILLEAGIRDIAVLDRQGVLNSERADLTEVKAALARDTADRHGRRGSLADVMAGADVYIGVSGGQVPEEIVASMAPDAIIFGLANPTPEVHPDLAHKYARVVATGRSDFPNQINNVLAFPGIFRGAFDVHATAITEGMKVAAATALAELVGDDLREDLVIPSPFDPRVPGAVREAVAAAARADGVARR; encoded by the coding sequence ATGGCAACGCACCCGCACGCTGGCGACCCGGTCTTCGACCTGCACCTCGGCGGCAAGATGGAGATCCTCTCCACGGCCGCGCTGGCCGGCCCGGAGGAGCTCTCCCTCGCCTACACGCCGGGCGTGGCGCGGGTGTGCGAGGCGATCGCCGCCGACCCGTCGATGACGCAGCACTACACGTGGGTGCCCAACACGGTCGCGGTCGTCACCGACGGCACCGCCGTCCTCGGCCTCGGTGACATCGGCCCCGCCGCCGCGATGCCGGTGATGGAGGGCAAGGCGGTGCTGTTCAAGCAGTTCGGCGGCGTCGACGCGGTGCCGATCTGCCTCGACACCACGGACACCGAGGAGATCATCGAGACCGTCGCCCGGCTGGCGCCGAGCTTCGGCGGGATCAACCTCGAGGACATCTCGGCGCCCCGCTGCTTCGAGATCGAGGCCCGGCTCAAGGAGCGCCTCGACATCCCGGTCTTCCACGACGACCAGCACGGCACCGCCGTCGTCGCCCTCGCGGCGCTCACCAACGCACTGCGCCTCACCGGCCGCGACCCGTCGACGGTGCGCGTGGTCGTGCAGGGCGCGGGCGCCGCGGGCGTCGCGGTCGCCCGGATCCTCCTCGAGGCCGGCATCCGCGACATCGCCGTGCTCGACCGGCAGGGCGTGCTCAACTCCGAGCGCGCGGACCTCACCGAGGTCAAGGCGGCGCTCGCCCGCGACACGGCCGACCGGCACGGCCGACGCGGCAGCCTCGCCGACGTGATGGCCGGGGCCGACGTCTACATCGGCGTCTCCGGCGGGCAGGTGCCCGAGGAGATCGTCGCCTCCATGGCGCCCGACGCGATCATCTTCGGCCTCGCCAACCCGACGCCCGAGGTGCACCCCGACCTCGCCCACAAGTACGCCCGCGTGGTGGCGACCGGCCGCTCGGACTTCCCGAACCAGATCAACAACGTGCTGGCCTTCCCCGGCATCTTCCGCGGCGCCTTCGACGTGCACGCCACGGCGATCACCGAGGGGATGAAGGTCGCCGCCGCCACGGCGCTCGCCGAGCTCGTCGGCGACGACCTGCGCGAGGACCTCGTCATCCCCTCGCCGTTCGACCCGCGGGTGCCCGGAGCGGTGCGCGAGGCGGTCGCGGCCGCTGCCCGGGCCGACGGTGTCGCCCGGCGCTGA
- a CDS encoding PKD domain-containing protein encodes MTRSTTVLTALTGLLLAGLVATGPAPATAAPPGHDVMPSQVPAAGTPGFPNGEVLGIAQVGSTMVVGGTFTQVTPSGGATRAASGIVAFGATSGQLVGGFAPVLNGTVEDVLPGPDPGTVYVAGRFTRVNNVAQSHVTLLDVATGQVVAGFTPPATNGRIETMALARGRLLVGGTFTTAGGQQHRGLAALDPRTGALDAMMGVDVSGHHNDSGSGAQGAVGVRDMEPNGDGTALAVIGNFKQADGLPRDQAVLIDLSGTTARVDPDWRTRRYEPYCYNGVFDSYMRGLSVSPDGSFFVVATTGGGNPGTLCDNIARFEFDATGDDVQPTWASAAGGDTLWGVEVTENAVYVGGHQRWMNNHQGQDSNGQGAVPRAGLSAHDPDSGVPLSWNPGRNPRGEAAYAIHATPDGLWVGSNTVWIGNRQWRRERLAFFPLAGGVAPHPETTPGLPGDVLLGGRETVDQGNVLHRVNAGGPTLPAIDGGPAWAADDQATSPLRNANSNAAAYDPVPSVDATVPASTPRQVFDTERWSPNDDPQMSWDLPVQAGLPIQVRLFLANRCTCTSAAGQRAFDVSLEGQVVLDDLDLVAAAGDQRGTMRSFDLTSDGNVDLDFSHVVENPLVNAIEVVRRDLPPPTQAGSSLTAVPFDGTTAGAPVATDTRGVDWTSIRGAFVVGDTLFTAQTDGYLHRRTFTEDATGPDQRVDPYNDPRWSNVDTGSGNTYRGRVPDFYGQLGSLTGLTYAGDRIYYTRTGDATLRWRWFNADSGIVGSETFTAGGDRSWSDTGGLFVDGDTMYVVSRSSGDLLAVPFEDGPHGQAVLVDDTVDWRARAVFVGPGSTAPPPVNEAPTARFTATCDELTCTVDGSTSSDPEGDLASYAWTFGDGGTATGPLASHSYAGDGTYTIRLEVTDGSGASDATTRQVTVAADPPPAVSDIAFRASASATGNLTSPRVTVPGSVVAGDQLVLVGTFVDGVTVSDPAGWTRVAGEQQRGMTSTVWTRTATAADAGRAVTTPASALVKFALTVSAYSGVDPSSPVAAVGSTTDRGTTQHTSPALTAAAGAWVLESWSDKSSSTTDWTAPAGATVREEAIGAGGGRITALLVDSSSGVPAGGVGGRTATTDAASNGLSWTVVLAPAP; translated from the coding sequence CCCAGGTGACGCCGTCCGGCGGCGCCACGCGTGCTGCGAGCGGCATCGTCGCGTTCGGGGCGACGAGCGGCCAGCTCGTCGGCGGGTTCGCCCCGGTCCTCAACGGCACCGTCGAGGACGTCCTCCCCGGTCCCGATCCCGGCACCGTCTACGTCGCCGGTCGCTTCACCCGGGTCAACAACGTCGCGCAGAGCCACGTCACGTTGCTGGACGTCGCCACCGGGCAGGTGGTCGCCGGCTTCACCCCGCCTGCGACCAACGGCCGGATCGAGACGATGGCCCTCGCCCGCGGCCGGCTGCTCGTCGGTGGCACCTTCACCACCGCCGGCGGCCAGCAGCACCGCGGACTGGCCGCGCTCGACCCGCGCACCGGCGCGCTCGACGCGATGATGGGTGTCGACGTCAGCGGCCACCACAACGACAGCGGCAGCGGCGCACAGGGCGCGGTCGGCGTGCGCGACATGGAACCCAACGGCGACGGCACCGCGCTCGCCGTGATCGGCAACTTCAAGCAGGCCGACGGCCTCCCCCGCGACCAGGCGGTGCTGATCGACCTGAGCGGCACCACCGCGCGGGTCGACCCCGACTGGCGCACCCGCCGCTACGAGCCCTACTGCTACAACGGCGTCTTCGACAGCTACATGCGCGGCCTGTCGGTCTCCCCCGACGGCTCGTTCTTCGTCGTCGCGACCACCGGGGGCGGCAACCCCGGCACCCTGTGCGACAACATCGCCCGCTTCGAGTTCGACGCCACCGGCGACGACGTCCAGCCCACCTGGGCCTCCGCTGCGGGCGGCGACACCCTGTGGGGCGTCGAGGTCACCGAGAACGCCGTCTACGTCGGTGGCCACCAGCGCTGGATGAACAACCACCAGGGCCAGGACAGCAACGGCCAAGGAGCGGTGCCGCGCGCCGGCCTGTCGGCCCACGACCCCGACTCCGGCGTCCCCCTCTCGTGGAACCCCGGCCGCAACCCGCGCGGCGAGGCGGCCTACGCCATCCACGCCACGCCGGACGGCCTCTGGGTCGGCAGCAACACCGTCTGGATCGGCAACCGGCAGTGGCGCCGCGAGCGGCTCGCGTTCTTCCCGCTGGCCGGCGGCGTCGCGCCACACCCGGAGACCACGCCCGGCCTGCCCGGCGACGTCCTGCTCGGGGGTCGGGAGACCGTCGACCAGGGCAACGTGCTCCACCGGGTCAACGCCGGCGGGCCGACCCTGCCCGCGATCGACGGCGGCCCGGCCTGGGCCGCGGACGACCAGGCCACCAGCCCGCTGCGCAACGCCAACAGCAACGCCGCGGCGTACGACCCGGTCCCGAGTGTCGACGCCACCGTCCCGGCGAGCACACCGCGCCAGGTCTTCGACACCGAGCGCTGGTCACCCAACGACGACCCGCAGATGTCGTGGGACCTACCGGTGCAGGCCGGCCTCCCGATCCAGGTCCGCCTGTTCCTCGCCAACCGCTGCACCTGCACGAGCGCCGCCGGCCAGCGTGCCTTCGACGTCAGCCTCGAGGGCCAGGTCGTGCTCGACGACCTCGACCTCGTGGCGGCGGCAGGCGACCAGCGCGGCACGATGCGGTCCTTCGACCTCACCAGCGACGGCAACGTCGACCTCGACTTCTCCCACGTCGTGGAGAACCCGCTCGTCAACGCCATCGAGGTGGTGCGCCGCGACCTGCCGCCGCCGACGCAGGCCGGCAGCTCCCTCACCGCCGTGCCGTTCGACGGCACGACCGCCGGCGCGCCGGTCGCGACCGACACGCGCGGCGTCGACTGGACGAGCATCCGCGGCGCCTTCGTCGTCGGCGACACGCTCTTCACCGCCCAGACCGACGGCTACCTCCACCGCCGCACCTTCACCGAGGACGCCACCGGCCCGGACCAGCGCGTCGACCCCTACAACGACCCGCGCTGGAGCAACGTCGACACCGGGTCCGGCAACACCTACCGCGGTCGGGTGCCCGACTTCTACGGCCAGCTCGGCAGCCTCACCGGCCTGACCTACGCCGGCGACCGCATCTACTACACCCGCACCGGCGACGCCACCCTGCGCTGGCGCTGGTTCAACGCTGACAGCGGCATCGTCGGGAGCGAGACGTTCACCGCGGGCGGCGACCGCAGCTGGAGTGACACCGGCGGGCTGTTCGTCGACGGCGACACGATGTACGTCGTCAGCCGCTCGTCCGGCGACCTGCTGGCCGTCCCGTTCGAGGACGGGCCGCACGGTCAGGCCGTGCTCGTGGACGACACCGTCGACTGGCGGGCGCGCGCGGTGTTCGTCGGCCCCGGCTCCACCGCGCCGCCGCCGGTCAACGAGGCGCCGACCGCGCGCTTCACCGCCACCTGCGACGAGCTGACGTGCACGGTGGACGGCAGCACCTCGAGCGACCCGGAGGGCGACCTGGCGTCCTACGCCTGGACGTTCGGGGACGGCGGCACGGCGACGGGCCCCCTCGCGAGCCACTCCTACGCCGGTGACGGGACCTACACCATCCGGCTCGAGGTGACCGACGGCTCCGGCGCGAGCGACGCGACCACCCGGCAGGTGACCGTTGCAGCGGACCCGCCGCCGGCGGTCTCGGACATCGCCTTCCGTGCGTCGGCCTCGGCGACCGGCAACCTCACGTCGCCCCGCGTCACCGTGCCGGGCAGCGTCGTGGCCGGCGACCAGCTGGTCCTGGTCGGCACCTTCGTCGACGGCGTGACCGTCTCCGACCCGGCCGGCTGGACGCGGGTCGCGGGCGAGCAGCAGCGCGGGATGACGAGCACCGTGTGGACCCGCACCGCGACCGCGGCCGACGCCGGCCGCGCCGTGACCACCCCGGCGAGCGCGCTCGTGAAGTTCGCCCTCACCGTGTCGGCCTACTCCGGCGTCGACCCGTCCTCGCCGGTGGCGGCCGTCGGCTCCACGACCGACCGCGGGACCACGCAGCACACCAGCCCCGCCCTCACCGCCGCCGCCGGTGCGTGGGTCCTCGAGTCGTGGTCGGACAAGTCCTCCTCGACCACGGACTGGACGGCACCCGCGGGCGCCACCGTCCGCGAGGAGGCCATCGGGGCGGGCGGCGGACGCATCACGGCGCTGCTCGTCGACAGCAGCTCCGGGGTGCCGGCCGGCGGGGTCGGCGGGCGCACGGCCACCACGGACGCCGCGTCGAACGGCCTCAGCTGGACGGTGGTCCTGGCGCCGGCACCGTGA
- a CDS encoding S24/S26 family peptidase, translated as MRGRSMLPALREGDRLLVRYAARVRPGDLVVARFVDGTLAVKRAVEPRALRDGTAGWWLLSDNPDEGVDSRHRGPVATHDVLGVVRLRLWPSPRVGRRLRRP; from the coding sequence GTGCGGGGCCGCTCGATGCTCCCCGCGCTGCGCGAGGGCGACCGGCTGCTCGTGCGCTACGCCGCTCGGGTGCGGCCCGGGGACCTCGTCGTCGCCCGGTTCGTCGACGGCACCCTGGCGGTGAAGCGGGCCGTCGAGCCACGGGCGCTGCGCGACGGCACGGCCGGGTGGTGGCTGCTCAGCGACAACCCCGACGAGGGCGTCGACTCCCGCCACCGCGGACCGGTCGCGACCCACGACGTGCTGGGCGTCGTACGCCTGCGGCTGTGGCCTTCACCACGCGTGGGACGGCGGCTCCGGAGGCCCTGA
- a CDS encoding anti-sigma factor, whose translation MADHHGGRADVELRLPAEGAYASVVRTTAAGLAARLDFTIDDIEDLRIAIGEASALVIPEADPGTDLVARFYFGAGSLTVTLEAEAMDDPPLDTESFAWQVLDTMAQDAAAGSEDGRFRVRFTVTSQVAAGTTGAEL comes from the coding sequence ATGGCAGATCACCACGGGGGCCGCGCCGACGTCGAGCTCCGGCTCCCTGCTGAGGGCGCGTACGCCTCGGTCGTGCGCACGACGGCCGCGGGCCTGGCCGCGCGGCTGGACTTCACCATCGACGACATCGAGGACCTGCGGATCGCGATCGGTGAGGCGAGCGCCCTGGTCATCCCCGAGGCCGATCCCGGCACCGACCTGGTGGCGCGGTTCTACTTCGGCGCCGGCTCGCTCACCGTCACCCTCGAGGCCGAGGCGATGGACGACCCCCCGCTCGACACCGAGAGCTTCGCCTGGCAGGTGCTGGACACGATGGCGCAGGACGCTGCGGCCGGGTCCGAGGACGGGCGCTTCCGCGTCCGCTTCACCGTGACGTCGCAGGTCGCTGCGGGAACGACGGGTGCCGAGCTCTGA
- a CDS encoding GNAT family N-acetyltransferase: MIEEVALPDGTGAVVVPLLPRDREQLSAAFDELSPETRRSRFLAPVRHLSPTMLEHLVDDVDGVDHVALVLCVETAPDTFDPVALARIVRYADVTDAADLAVTVTDAWQGRGVATTLLDVLVRHRPAGVTRIETEVLKDNPASLAMLRRLGPVTLHDDGDGAYGVVVDLDPDGTRPPAPPASPSRTAPLLRDPHHRHALRVRDQVCPWLR, from the coding sequence GTGATCGAGGAGGTCGCGCTGCCCGACGGCACCGGGGCCGTCGTCGTGCCCCTCCTCCCCCGCGACCGCGAGCAGCTGAGCGCCGCGTTCGACGAGCTCTCGCCCGAGACGCGGCGCAGCCGGTTCCTCGCACCCGTGCGCCACCTCTCGCCGACCATGCTGGAGCACCTGGTCGACGACGTGGACGGCGTCGACCACGTGGCGCTCGTGCTGTGCGTCGAGACCGCGCCGGACACCTTCGACCCGGTCGCGCTGGCGCGGATCGTGCGCTACGCCGACGTGACCGACGCCGCCGACCTCGCCGTGACGGTGACCGACGCGTGGCAGGGCCGAGGCGTCGCGACCACGCTCCTCGACGTCCTCGTGCGCCACCGCCCGGCCGGGGTGACCCGCATCGAGACCGAGGTGCTCAAGGACAACCCGGCGTCGCTCGCCATGCTCCGCCGGCTCGGCCCGGTGACCCTGCACGACGACGGCGACGGCGCGTACGGCGTGGTGGTCGACCTCGACCCCGACGGCACGCGGCCGCCCGCGCCACCGGCGTCGCCGTCGCGGACCGCCCCGCTGCTGCGAGACCCGCACCACCGGCACGCGCTGCGGGTGCGCGACCAGGTGTGCCCCTGGTTGCGCTGA